A stretch of Gossypium hirsutum isolate 1008001.06 chromosome A06, Gossypium_hirsutum_v2.1, whole genome shotgun sequence DNA encodes these proteins:
- the LOC107962306 gene encoding type IV inositol polyphosphate 5-phosphatase 3 isoform X6: MAMKQGSKPRPERSWVEICCFGCSCLQLFWPRVVMRKLLNINPRDSDYSADTDDGDDIGSDSETEEFFDCGNGIGSRFRGIREEDPQPDLNDCLPRLRRRNSETFRAQYISTKELRICVGTWNVGGTVPPDDLDIDDWIDIDEPADIYVFGFQEIVPLNAGNIFGAEDNRPVPKWENIIRETLDRIQPANTKVKCYSDPSSPTKFKPFDDVPNLEEEIILESESDIGEEIYPLDEDPNGFDEVDNSSGKNSVLRSYGVSYFNDVVELDAPLEQGLQRQISSSKSLNGLNCLQMEDFYEDAGDSIRLQNRKFTRTLSGIAENRKLTRMLSGTERIGLSWPEPPLNFLPQNVLERPGSFKPRKSFRAIKSFKTYNSFKSINDMCHMVSAIALLAELDLESLMKRKRRSSYVRIVSKQMVGIFLTIWVRRSLRRHIQNLKVSTVGVGVMGYIGNKGSISVSMSIYQTLFCFICTHLTSGEKDGDELKRNADVHEILRRTRFHSLSAIGLPKRIHDHERIIWMGDLNYRINLPYDKVRDLISKEEWSKLIERDQLVGELQKGHSFDGWSEGALNFAPTYKYELNSEKYYGEDPKAGRRTPAWCDRILSYGKGLRQLMYRRTELKLSDHRPVTAIYMAEVEVFCPKKLQRALNYTDAEIENEEVVAEVIAY; the protein is encoded by the exons ATGG CTATGAAACAAGGCTCAAAGCCCCGGCCGGAG AGAAGTTGGGTTGAAATCTGCTGTTTTGGTTGCTCCTGCCTACAGCTTTTTTGGCCTCGAGTTGTCATGCGTAAGTTGCTCAATATCAATCCCAGAGATTCCGATTACAGTGCCGACACcgatgatggagatgacattggTTCGGATTCTGAAACCGAAG AATTTTTTGATTGTGGCAATGGCATTGGCTCAAGGTTTAGAGGGATTAGAGAGGAGGATCCTCAGCCTGATCTAAATG ATTGTCTTCCAAGATTAAGGAGACGGAATTCAGAGACTTTTAGGGCACAATACATAAGCACAAAGGAATTAAG AATATGCGTCGGTACCTGGAATGTTGGTGGAACGGTTCCACCTGATGACCTAGATATTGATGATTGGATAGATATCGATGAACCTGCTGACATCTATGTGTTTGG TTTTCAGGAGATAGTACCCTTAAATGCTGGGAATATTTTTGGTGCTGAAGATAATCGTCCTGTTCCAAAGTGGGAAAACATCATTCGTGAAACCCTTGATAGAATTCAGCCTGCAAATACTAAAGTAAAATGCTATAGTGATCCCTCATCTCCAACGAAATTTAAGCCATTTGATGATGTTCCTAATTTAGAGGAGGAGATAATTcttgaaagtgaaagtgatattGGTGAAGAAATTTATCCATTGGATGAAGACCCAAATGGTTTTGATGAAGTTGATAATTCATCCGGAAAAAACAGTGTGCTCAGAAGTTATGGAGTTTCATACTTTAATGATGTTGTTGAACTTGATGCGCCTCTAGAACAGGGTTTACAGAGGCAAATTTCTTCATCTAAGagtttaaatggattgaattgctTGCAGATGGAGGACTTTTATGAAGATGCAGGGGACTCAATTAGgctacaaaatagaaaatttaccaGAACGCTTAGTGGAATTGCAGAAAACAGAAAATTAACCAGAATGCTTAGTGGAACTGAGAGGATTGGTTTGAGCTGGCCAGAGCCTCCACTAAACTTTCTTCCTCAGAATGTTTTGGAGAGACCAGGTTCTTTCAAACCAAGAAAATCTTTTAGAGCAATAAAGTcttttaaaacatataattcCTTCAAGTCTATAAATGATATGTGCCATATGGTATCTGCGATAGCTTTGCTTGCTGAACTTGACCTTGAATCCCTCATGAAGAGGAAAAGAAGATCATCATATGTAAGAATAGTAAGCAAGCAGATGGTAGGAATTTTCCTCACTATATGGGTTCGTAGGAGTTTGCGCAGGCATATTCAGAATCTGAAGGTGTCTACTGTTGGTGTTGGTGTAATGGGTTACATTGGTAACAAG GGATCCATATCGGTCAGCATGTCCATATATCAAACACTTTTCTGTTTTATATGCACTCACCTGACATCAGGTGAAAAAGATGGGGATGAACTTAAAAGAAATGCTGATGTGCATGAAATACTTCGACGAACTCGTTTTCATTCTCTTTCAGCAATTGGACTTCCCAAACGCATCCATGATCACGA AAGAATAATTTGGATGGGTGATCTAAATTACCGTATCAACCTGCCATATGACAAAGTACGTGATCTCATCTCCAAGGAGGAGTGGTCCAAGTTGATTGAGAGGGACCAG CTTGTAGGAGAGCTGCAGAAAGGTCATTCATTTGATGGATGGTCTGAGGGAGCTTTAAATTTTGCGCCAACATACAAATATGAGCTAAATTCAGAGAAATACTATGGAGAAGATCCCAAGGCTGGAAGGCGAACTCCTGCATG GTGTGACCGCATCCTTTCTTATGGGAAGGGACTGAGGCAACTAATGTATAGGAGAACTGAGCTTAAACTTTCTGATCATCGCCCTGTTACAGCCATATATATGGCTGAGGTTGAGGTGTTTTGTCCAAAGAAACTGCAACGTGCTCTCAACTATACTGATGCTGAAATTGAAAATGAAGAAGTTGTGGCAGAGGTTATTGCATATTGA
- the LOC107962306 gene encoding type IV inositol polyphosphate 5-phosphatase 3 isoform X1: protein MAMKQGSKPRPERSWVEICCFGCSCLQLFWPRVVMRKLLNINPRDSDYSADTDDGDDIGSDSETEEFFDCGNGIGSRFRGIREEDPQPDLNDCLPRLRRRNSETFRAQYISTKELRFVAETIFSPFLINRICVGTWNVGGTVPPDDLDIDDWIDIDEPADIYVFGFQEIVPLNAGNIFGAEDNRPVPKWENIIRETLDRIQPANTKVKCYSDPSSPTKFKPFDDVPNLEEEIILESESDIGEEIYPLDEDPNGFDEVDNSSGKNSVLRSYGVSYFNDVVELDAPLEQGLQRQISSSKSLNGLNCLQMEDFYEDAGDSIRLQNRKFTRTLSGIAENRKLTRMLSGTERIGLSWPEPPLNFLPQNVLERPGSFKPRKSFRAIKSFKTYNSFKSINDMCHMVSAIALLAELDLESLMKRKRRSSYVRIVSKQMVGIFLTIWVRRSLRRHIQNLKVSTVGVGVMGYIGNKGSISVSMSIYQTLFCFICTHLTSGEKDGDELKRNADVHEILRRTRFHSLSAIGLPKRIHDHERIIWMGDLNYRINLPYDKVRDLISKEEWSKLIERDQLVGELQKGHSFDGWSEGALNFAPTYKYELNSEKYYGEDPKAGRRTPAWCDRILSYGKGLRQLMYRRTELKLSDHRPVTAIYMAEVEVFCPKKLQRALNYTDAEIENEEVVAEVIAY from the exons ATGG CTATGAAACAAGGCTCAAAGCCCCGGCCGGAG AGAAGTTGGGTTGAAATCTGCTGTTTTGGTTGCTCCTGCCTACAGCTTTTTTGGCCTCGAGTTGTCATGCGTAAGTTGCTCAATATCAATCCCAGAGATTCCGATTACAGTGCCGACACcgatgatggagatgacattggTTCGGATTCTGAAACCGAAG AATTTTTTGATTGTGGCAATGGCATTGGCTCAAGGTTTAGAGGGATTAGAGAGGAGGATCCTCAGCCTGATCTAAATG ATTGTCTTCCAAGATTAAGGAGACGGAATTCAGAGACTTTTAGGGCACAATACATAAGCACAAAGGAATTAAG GTTTGTTGCTGAAACAATTTTTTCCCCCTTTTTAATTAATAGAATATGCGTCGGTACCTGGAATGTTGGTGGAACGGTTCCACCTGATGACCTAGATATTGATGATTGGATAGATATCGATGAACCTGCTGACATCTATGTGTTTGG TTTTCAGGAGATAGTACCCTTAAATGCTGGGAATATTTTTGGTGCTGAAGATAATCGTCCTGTTCCAAAGTGGGAAAACATCATTCGTGAAACCCTTGATAGAATTCAGCCTGCAAATACTAAAGTAAAATGCTATAGTGATCCCTCATCTCCAACGAAATTTAAGCCATTTGATGATGTTCCTAATTTAGAGGAGGAGATAATTcttgaaagtgaaagtgatattGGTGAAGAAATTTATCCATTGGATGAAGACCCAAATGGTTTTGATGAAGTTGATAATTCATCCGGAAAAAACAGTGTGCTCAGAAGTTATGGAGTTTCATACTTTAATGATGTTGTTGAACTTGATGCGCCTCTAGAACAGGGTTTACAGAGGCAAATTTCTTCATCTAAGagtttaaatggattgaattgctTGCAGATGGAGGACTTTTATGAAGATGCAGGGGACTCAATTAGgctacaaaatagaaaatttaccaGAACGCTTAGTGGAATTGCAGAAAACAGAAAATTAACCAGAATGCTTAGTGGAACTGAGAGGATTGGTTTGAGCTGGCCAGAGCCTCCACTAAACTTTCTTCCTCAGAATGTTTTGGAGAGACCAGGTTCTTTCAAACCAAGAAAATCTTTTAGAGCAATAAAGTcttttaaaacatataattcCTTCAAGTCTATAAATGATATGTGCCATATGGTATCTGCGATAGCTTTGCTTGCTGAACTTGACCTTGAATCCCTCATGAAGAGGAAAAGAAGATCATCATATGTAAGAATAGTAAGCAAGCAGATGGTAGGAATTTTCCTCACTATATGGGTTCGTAGGAGTTTGCGCAGGCATATTCAGAATCTGAAGGTGTCTACTGTTGGTGTTGGTGTAATGGGTTACATTGGTAACAAG GGATCCATATCGGTCAGCATGTCCATATATCAAACACTTTTCTGTTTTATATGCACTCACCTGACATCAGGTGAAAAAGATGGGGATGAACTTAAAAGAAATGCTGATGTGCATGAAATACTTCGACGAACTCGTTTTCATTCTCTTTCAGCAATTGGACTTCCCAAACGCATCCATGATCACGA AAGAATAATTTGGATGGGTGATCTAAATTACCGTATCAACCTGCCATATGACAAAGTACGTGATCTCATCTCCAAGGAGGAGTGGTCCAAGTTGATTGAGAGGGACCAG CTTGTAGGAGAGCTGCAGAAAGGTCATTCATTTGATGGATGGTCTGAGGGAGCTTTAAATTTTGCGCCAACATACAAATATGAGCTAAATTCAGAGAAATACTATGGAGAAGATCCCAAGGCTGGAAGGCGAACTCCTGCATG GTGTGACCGCATCCTTTCTTATGGGAAGGGACTGAGGCAACTAATGTATAGGAGAACTGAGCTTAAACTTTCTGATCATCGCCCTGTTACAGCCATATATATGGCTGAGGTTGAGGTGTTTTGTCCAAAGAAACTGCAACGTGCTCTCAACTATACTGATGCTGAAATTGAAAATGAAGAAGTTGTGGCAGAGGTTATTGCATATTGA
- the LOC107962306 gene encoding type IV inositol polyphosphate 5-phosphatase 3 isoform X4, translating into MAMKQGSKPRPERSWVEICCFGCSCLQLFWPRVVMRKLLNINPRDSDYSADTDDGDDIGSDSETEEFFDCGNGIGSRFRGIREEDPQPDLNDCLPRLRRRNSETFRAQYISTKELRFVAETIFSPFLINRICVGTWNVGGTVPPDDLDIDDWIDIDEPADIYVFGFQEIVPLNAGNIFGAEDNRPVPKWENIIRETLDRIQPANTKVKCYSDPSSPTKFKPFDDVPNLEEEIILESESDIGEEIYPLDEDPNGFDEVDNSSGKNSVLRSYGVSYFNDVVELDAPLEQGLQRQISSSKSLNGLNCLQMEDFYEDAGDSIRLQNRKFTRTLSGIAENRKLTRMLSGTERIGLSWPEPPLNFLPQNVLERPGSFKPRKSFRAIKSFKTYNSFKSINDMCHMVSAIALLAELDLESLMKRKRRSSYVRIVSKQMVGIFLTIWVRRSLRRHIQNLKVSTVGVGVMGYIGNKGSISVSMSIYQTLFCFICTHLTSGEKDGDELKRNADVHEILRRTRFHSLSAIGLPKRIHDHERIIWMGDLNYRINLPYDKVRDLISKEEWSKLIERDQKGHSFDGWSEGALNFAPTYKYELNSEKYYGEDPKAGRRTPAWCDRILSYGKGLRQLMYRRTELKLSDHRPVTAIYMAEVEVFCPKKLQRALNYTDAEIENEEVVAEVIAY; encoded by the exons ATGG CTATGAAACAAGGCTCAAAGCCCCGGCCGGAG AGAAGTTGGGTTGAAATCTGCTGTTTTGGTTGCTCCTGCCTACAGCTTTTTTGGCCTCGAGTTGTCATGCGTAAGTTGCTCAATATCAATCCCAGAGATTCCGATTACAGTGCCGACACcgatgatggagatgacattggTTCGGATTCTGAAACCGAAG AATTTTTTGATTGTGGCAATGGCATTGGCTCAAGGTTTAGAGGGATTAGAGAGGAGGATCCTCAGCCTGATCTAAATG ATTGTCTTCCAAGATTAAGGAGACGGAATTCAGAGACTTTTAGGGCACAATACATAAGCACAAAGGAATTAAG GTTTGTTGCTGAAACAATTTTTTCCCCCTTTTTAATTAATAGAATATGCGTCGGTACCTGGAATGTTGGTGGAACGGTTCCACCTGATGACCTAGATATTGATGATTGGATAGATATCGATGAACCTGCTGACATCTATGTGTTTGG TTTTCAGGAGATAGTACCCTTAAATGCTGGGAATATTTTTGGTGCTGAAGATAATCGTCCTGTTCCAAAGTGGGAAAACATCATTCGTGAAACCCTTGATAGAATTCAGCCTGCAAATACTAAAGTAAAATGCTATAGTGATCCCTCATCTCCAACGAAATTTAAGCCATTTGATGATGTTCCTAATTTAGAGGAGGAGATAATTcttgaaagtgaaagtgatattGGTGAAGAAATTTATCCATTGGATGAAGACCCAAATGGTTTTGATGAAGTTGATAATTCATCCGGAAAAAACAGTGTGCTCAGAAGTTATGGAGTTTCATACTTTAATGATGTTGTTGAACTTGATGCGCCTCTAGAACAGGGTTTACAGAGGCAAATTTCTTCATCTAAGagtttaaatggattgaattgctTGCAGATGGAGGACTTTTATGAAGATGCAGGGGACTCAATTAGgctacaaaatagaaaatttaccaGAACGCTTAGTGGAATTGCAGAAAACAGAAAATTAACCAGAATGCTTAGTGGAACTGAGAGGATTGGTTTGAGCTGGCCAGAGCCTCCACTAAACTTTCTTCCTCAGAATGTTTTGGAGAGACCAGGTTCTTTCAAACCAAGAAAATCTTTTAGAGCAATAAAGTcttttaaaacatataattcCTTCAAGTCTATAAATGATATGTGCCATATGGTATCTGCGATAGCTTTGCTTGCTGAACTTGACCTTGAATCCCTCATGAAGAGGAAAAGAAGATCATCATATGTAAGAATAGTAAGCAAGCAGATGGTAGGAATTTTCCTCACTATATGGGTTCGTAGGAGTTTGCGCAGGCATATTCAGAATCTGAAGGTGTCTACTGTTGGTGTTGGTGTAATGGGTTACATTGGTAACAAG GGATCCATATCGGTCAGCATGTCCATATATCAAACACTTTTCTGTTTTATATGCACTCACCTGACATCAGGTGAAAAAGATGGGGATGAACTTAAAAGAAATGCTGATGTGCATGAAATACTTCGACGAACTCGTTTTCATTCTCTTTCAGCAATTGGACTTCCCAAACGCATCCATGATCACGA AAGAATAATTTGGATGGGTGATCTAAATTACCGTATCAACCTGCCATATGACAAAGTACGTGATCTCATCTCCAAGGAGGAGTGGTCCAAGTTGATTGAGAGGGACCAG AAAGGTCATTCATTTGATGGATGGTCTGAGGGAGCTTTAAATTTTGCGCCAACATACAAATATGAGCTAAATTCAGAGAAATACTATGGAGAAGATCCCAAGGCTGGAAGGCGAACTCCTGCATG GTGTGACCGCATCCTTTCTTATGGGAAGGGACTGAGGCAACTAATGTATAGGAGAACTGAGCTTAAACTTTCTGATCATCGCCCTGTTACAGCCATATATATGGCTGAGGTTGAGGTGTTTTGTCCAAAGAAACTGCAACGTGCTCTCAACTATACTGATGCTGAAATTGAAAATGAAGAAGTTGTGGCAGAGGTTATTGCATATTGA
- the LOC107962306 gene encoding type IV inositol polyphosphate 5-phosphatase 3 isoform X16, with the protein MAMKQGSKPRPERSWVEICCFGCSCLQLFWPRVVMRKLLNINPRDSDYSADTDDGDDIGSDSETEEFFDCGNGIGSRFRGIREEDPQPDLNDCLPRLRRRNSETFRAQYISTKELRICVGTWNVGGTVPPDDLDIDDWIDIDEPADIYVFGFQEIVPLNAGNIFGAEDNRPVPKWENIIRETLDRIQPANTKVKCYSDPSSPTKFKPFDDVPNLEEEIILESESDIGEEIYPLDEDPNGFDEVDNSSGKNSVLRSYGVSYFNDVVELDAPLEQGLQRQISSSKSLNGLNCLQMEDFYEDAGDSIRLQNRKFTRTLSGIAENRKLTRMLSGTERIGLSWPEPPLNFLPQNVLERPALLAELDLESLMKRKRRSSYVRIVSKQMVGIFLTIWVRRSLRRHIQNLKVSTVGVGVMGYIGNKGSISVSMSIYQTLFCFICTHLTSGEKDGDELKRNADVHEILRRTRFHSLSAIGLPKRIHDHERIIWMGDLNYRINLPYDKVRDLISKEEWSKLIERDQLVGELQKGHSFDGWSEGALNFAPTYKYELNSEKYYGEDPKAGRRTPAWCDRILSYGKGLRQLMYRRTELKLSDHRPVTAIYMAEVEVFCPKKLQRALNYTDAEIENEEVVAEVIAY; encoded by the exons ATGG CTATGAAACAAGGCTCAAAGCCCCGGCCGGAG AGAAGTTGGGTTGAAATCTGCTGTTTTGGTTGCTCCTGCCTACAGCTTTTTTGGCCTCGAGTTGTCATGCGTAAGTTGCTCAATATCAATCCCAGAGATTCCGATTACAGTGCCGACACcgatgatggagatgacattggTTCGGATTCTGAAACCGAAG AATTTTTTGATTGTGGCAATGGCATTGGCTCAAGGTTTAGAGGGATTAGAGAGGAGGATCCTCAGCCTGATCTAAATG ATTGTCTTCCAAGATTAAGGAGACGGAATTCAGAGACTTTTAGGGCACAATACATAAGCACAAAGGAATTAAG AATATGCGTCGGTACCTGGAATGTTGGTGGAACGGTTCCACCTGATGACCTAGATATTGATGATTGGATAGATATCGATGAACCTGCTGACATCTATGTGTTTGG TTTTCAGGAGATAGTACCCTTAAATGCTGGGAATATTTTTGGTGCTGAAGATAATCGTCCTGTTCCAAAGTGGGAAAACATCATTCGTGAAACCCTTGATAGAATTCAGCCTGCAAATACTAAAGTAAAATGCTATAGTGATCCCTCATCTCCAACGAAATTTAAGCCATTTGATGATGTTCCTAATTTAGAGGAGGAGATAATTcttgaaagtgaaagtgatattGGTGAAGAAATTTATCCATTGGATGAAGACCCAAATGGTTTTGATGAAGTTGATAATTCATCCGGAAAAAACAGTGTGCTCAGAAGTTATGGAGTTTCATACTTTAATGATGTTGTTGAACTTGATGCGCCTCTAGAACAGGGTTTACAGAGGCAAATTTCTTCATCTAAGagtttaaatggattgaattgctTGCAGATGGAGGACTTTTATGAAGATGCAGGGGACTCAATTAGgctacaaaatagaaaatttaccaGAACGCTTAGTGGAATTGCAGAAAACAGAAAATTAACCAGAATGCTTAGTGGAACTGAGAGGATTGGTTTGAGCTGGCCAGAGCCTCCACTAAACTTTCTTCCTCAGAATGTTTTGGAGAGACCAG CTTTGCTTGCTGAACTTGACCTTGAATCCCTCATGAAGAGGAAAAGAAGATCATCATATGTAAGAATAGTAAGCAAGCAGATGGTAGGAATTTTCCTCACTATATGGGTTCGTAGGAGTTTGCGCAGGCATATTCAGAATCTGAAGGTGTCTACTGTTGGTGTTGGTGTAATGGGTTACATTGGTAACAAG GGATCCATATCGGTCAGCATGTCCATATATCAAACACTTTTCTGTTTTATATGCACTCACCTGACATCAGGTGAAAAAGATGGGGATGAACTTAAAAGAAATGCTGATGTGCATGAAATACTTCGACGAACTCGTTTTCATTCTCTTTCAGCAATTGGACTTCCCAAACGCATCCATGATCACGA AAGAATAATTTGGATGGGTGATCTAAATTACCGTATCAACCTGCCATATGACAAAGTACGTGATCTCATCTCCAAGGAGGAGTGGTCCAAGTTGATTGAGAGGGACCAG CTTGTAGGAGAGCTGCAGAAAGGTCATTCATTTGATGGATGGTCTGAGGGAGCTTTAAATTTTGCGCCAACATACAAATATGAGCTAAATTCAGAGAAATACTATGGAGAAGATCCCAAGGCTGGAAGGCGAACTCCTGCATG GTGTGACCGCATCCTTTCTTATGGGAAGGGACTGAGGCAACTAATGTATAGGAGAACTGAGCTTAAACTTTCTGATCATCGCCCTGTTACAGCCATATATATGGCTGAGGTTGAGGTGTTTTGTCCAAAGAAACTGCAACGTGCTCTCAACTATACTGATGCTGAAATTGAAAATGAAGAAGTTGTGGCAGAGGTTATTGCATATTGA
- the LOC107962306 gene encoding type I inositol polyphosphate 5-phosphatase 1 isoform X13 yields the protein MAMKQGSKPRPERSWVEICCFGCSCLQLFWPRVVMRKLLNINPRDSDYSADTDDGDDIGSDSETEEFFDCGNGIGSRFRGIREEDPQPDLNDCLPRLRRRNSETFRAQYISTKELRFVAETIFSPFLINRICVGTWNVGGTVPPDDLDIDDWIDIDEPADIYVFGFQEIVPLNAGNIFGAEDNRPVPKWENIIRETLDRIQPANTKVKCYSDPSSPTKFKPFDDVPNLEEEIILESESDIGEEIYPLDEDPNGFDEVDNSSGKNSVLRSYGVSYFNDVVELDAPLEQGLQRQISSSKSLNGLNCLQMEDFYEDAGDSIRLQNRKFTRTLSGIAENRKLTRMLSGTERIGLSWPEPPLNFLPQNVLERPALLAELDLESLMKRKRRSSYVRIVSKQMVGIFLTIWVRRSLRRHIQNLKVSTVGVGVMGYIGNKGSISVSMSIYQTLFCFICTHLTSGEKDGDELKRNADVHEILRRTRFHSLSAIGLPKRIHDHERIIWMGDLNYRINLPYDKVRDLISKEEWSKLIERDQLVGELQKGHSFDGWSEGALNFAPTYKYELNSEKYYGEDPKAGRRTPAWCDRILSYGKGLRQLMYRRTELKLSDHRPVTAIYMAEVEVFCPKKLQRALNYTDAEIENEEVVAEVIAY from the exons ATGG CTATGAAACAAGGCTCAAAGCCCCGGCCGGAG AGAAGTTGGGTTGAAATCTGCTGTTTTGGTTGCTCCTGCCTACAGCTTTTTTGGCCTCGAGTTGTCATGCGTAAGTTGCTCAATATCAATCCCAGAGATTCCGATTACAGTGCCGACACcgatgatggagatgacattggTTCGGATTCTGAAACCGAAG AATTTTTTGATTGTGGCAATGGCATTGGCTCAAGGTTTAGAGGGATTAGAGAGGAGGATCCTCAGCCTGATCTAAATG ATTGTCTTCCAAGATTAAGGAGACGGAATTCAGAGACTTTTAGGGCACAATACATAAGCACAAAGGAATTAAG GTTTGTTGCTGAAACAATTTTTTCCCCCTTTTTAATTAATAGAATATGCGTCGGTACCTGGAATGTTGGTGGAACGGTTCCACCTGATGACCTAGATATTGATGATTGGATAGATATCGATGAACCTGCTGACATCTATGTGTTTGG TTTTCAGGAGATAGTACCCTTAAATGCTGGGAATATTTTTGGTGCTGAAGATAATCGTCCTGTTCCAAAGTGGGAAAACATCATTCGTGAAACCCTTGATAGAATTCAGCCTGCAAATACTAAAGTAAAATGCTATAGTGATCCCTCATCTCCAACGAAATTTAAGCCATTTGATGATGTTCCTAATTTAGAGGAGGAGATAATTcttgaaagtgaaagtgatattGGTGAAGAAATTTATCCATTGGATGAAGACCCAAATGGTTTTGATGAAGTTGATAATTCATCCGGAAAAAACAGTGTGCTCAGAAGTTATGGAGTTTCATACTTTAATGATGTTGTTGAACTTGATGCGCCTCTAGAACAGGGTTTACAGAGGCAAATTTCTTCATCTAAGagtttaaatggattgaattgctTGCAGATGGAGGACTTTTATGAAGATGCAGGGGACTCAATTAGgctacaaaatagaaaatttaccaGAACGCTTAGTGGAATTGCAGAAAACAGAAAATTAACCAGAATGCTTAGTGGAACTGAGAGGATTGGTTTGAGCTGGCCAGAGCCTCCACTAAACTTTCTTCCTCAGAATGTTTTGGAGAGACCAG CTTTGCTTGCTGAACTTGACCTTGAATCCCTCATGAAGAGGAAAAGAAGATCATCATATGTAAGAATAGTAAGCAAGCAGATGGTAGGAATTTTCCTCACTATATGGGTTCGTAGGAGTTTGCGCAGGCATATTCAGAATCTGAAGGTGTCTACTGTTGGTGTTGGTGTAATGGGTTACATTGGTAACAAG GGATCCATATCGGTCAGCATGTCCATATATCAAACACTTTTCTGTTTTATATGCACTCACCTGACATCAGGTGAAAAAGATGGGGATGAACTTAAAAGAAATGCTGATGTGCATGAAATACTTCGACGAACTCGTTTTCATTCTCTTTCAGCAATTGGACTTCCCAAACGCATCCATGATCACGA AAGAATAATTTGGATGGGTGATCTAAATTACCGTATCAACCTGCCATATGACAAAGTACGTGATCTCATCTCCAAGGAGGAGTGGTCCAAGTTGATTGAGAGGGACCAG CTTGTAGGAGAGCTGCAGAAAGGTCATTCATTTGATGGATGGTCTGAGGGAGCTTTAAATTTTGCGCCAACATACAAATATGAGCTAAATTCAGAGAAATACTATGGAGAAGATCCCAAGGCTGGAAGGCGAACTCCTGCATG GTGTGACCGCATCCTTTCTTATGGGAAGGGACTGAGGCAACTAATGTATAGGAGAACTGAGCTTAAACTTTCTGATCATCGCCCTGTTACAGCCATATATATGGCTGAGGTTGAGGTGTTTTGTCCAAAGAAACTGCAACGTGCTCTCAACTATACTGATGCTGAAATTGAAAATGAAGAAGTTGTGGCAGAGGTTATTGCATATTGA